A portion of the Oxynema aestuarii AP17 genome contains these proteins:
- a CDS encoding pseudouridine synthase yields the protein MTYRYLLFYKPYDVLSQFTDTEGESRGKRRLTLKDFISVPQVYPVGRLDRDSEGLLLLTDCDRVQHRLSHPQFGHPRTYWVQVERIPDRKALERLRKGVQIKNYRTLPARVKLLGGEPELPPRDPPIRYRKTVPTAWLEMTLSEGKNRQVRRMTAAVGFPTLRLVRAAIAHLHLTGLEPGQWRELTPEEVEQLHQLLGFAKNKGSGTRRNGRSR from the coding sequence ATGACTTATCGATATCTGCTATTTTACAAACCTTACGACGTTCTCAGTCAGTTTACAGACACCGAGGGAGAAAGCCGAGGAAAGCGACGTTTGACGTTGAAAGATTTTATTTCTGTTCCGCAGGTGTATCCCGTCGGTCGTCTCGACCGAGATAGTGAAGGGTTGTTGTTGCTGACCGATTGCGATCGCGTGCAGCATCGCTTGAGCCATCCGCAATTTGGCCACCCGCGCACCTACTGGGTGCAAGTGGAGCGAATTCCCGACCGGAAGGCATTAGAGCGACTCAGAAAAGGGGTGCAAATTAAGAATTATCGAACGCTCCCGGCGCGGGTCAAGCTCTTGGGGGGGGAACCGGAGTTACCGCCGCGAGACCCGCCGATTCGGTATCGCAAGACGGTACCGACGGCGTGGCTGGAGATGACCCTTTCGGAAGGGAAAAATCGTCAAGTCAGGCGGATGACGGCGGCGGTGGGGTTTCCTACCTTGCGCTTAGTGCGCGCCGCGATCGCGCACTTGCACTTAACCGGGTTAGAACCGGGGCAATGGCGGGAGTTGACTCCCGAGGAGGTCGAGCAGTTACACCAACTCCTGGGCTTTGCCAAAAACAAAGGGAGTGGGACGCGCAGAAACGGGCGATCGCGCTAA
- a CDS encoding DUF1232 domain-containing protein, whose protein sequence is MKSPIDFVTQLYSQALRNPKSRWMVILGSLLYLVSPLDLSPDLLPLIGQIDDIALLLLFATSISEIIREWWQTRQVFDGRGVDATGGDRAETSQQTIDVDAVSLD, encoded by the coding sequence ATGAAATCCCCTATCGATTTTGTTACCCAACTCTACAGCCAAGCCCTTCGCAATCCAAAATCTCGCTGGATGGTGATTTTAGGGAGTTTGCTCTATCTCGTCAGTCCTCTGGATTTATCCCCGGATTTACTGCCGTTAATCGGACAAATTGACGATATTGCGCTTTTACTTTTGTTCGCTACTAGTATTTCTGAAATTATCCGCGAATGGTGGCAAACTCGTCAGGTGTTTGACGGGAGGGGAGTGGATGCGACGGGGGGCGATCGCGCGGAAACTTCGCAACAAACAATCGATGTCGATGCAGTTTCTCTCGATTAA
- a CDS encoding site-2 protease family protein has product MNNNIRVGNLFGIPFYINPSWFLVLGLVTLSYGGLLASQFSMGGILPWILGFVSALLLFASVLAHELGHSFVALKQGIDVKSITLFLFGGLASLEKESDSPAQAFWVAIAGPLVSLALFATFSAIGIATGASGPLGAMLALLASINLVVALFNLIPGLPLDGGNILKAIVWKITGNPYKGINFAGRVGQVIGWIAILSGAIPLLFYGNFNSIWNILIGWFLLQNAGFAAQSATVQDRLSALTAADVVDRENSPIVSADLSLRQFANNYVIGKEKWRKFLVTDESDRLIGTLNVDDLKLVSTADWPKTQVRELVKPMEDTLTVTSDRSLLEVVSLLEEKQINELPVVGENGALVGLLEKTEIIRKLQQRTETKADRSQFQLPA; this is encoded by the coding sequence ATGAACAACAACATTCGAGTTGGTAATTTATTCGGCATACCTTTTTATATTAATCCCTCTTGGTTTTTAGTTCTGGGTCTAGTGACCTTAAGTTATGGAGGCTTGCTGGCCAGCCAATTTTCGATGGGCGGAATTCTGCCTTGGATTTTAGGATTTGTGTCGGCATTATTGCTATTTGCGTCGGTCTTAGCTCACGAATTGGGGCATAGTTTTGTTGCCCTCAAACAAGGGATTGATGTCAAATCAATTACCTTATTCTTATTTGGGGGGTTGGCAAGTTTAGAAAAAGAATCGGACAGTCCCGCTCAAGCGTTTTGGGTGGCGATCGCCGGACCGTTAGTGAGTTTGGCGCTCTTTGCTACCTTCAGTGCGATCGGGATTGCAACGGGAGCGAGTGGCCCACTCGGTGCCATGCTGGCGTTGCTGGCGTCGATTAACTTAGTGGTTGCCCTCTTTAACCTGATTCCCGGTTTACCCCTCGACGGCGGTAATATCCTCAAGGCGATCGTTTGGAAAATTACCGGAAATCCGTATAAAGGGATTAACTTTGCCGGACGAGTCGGTCAAGTGATTGGCTGGATTGCCATTCTTTCCGGTGCAATTCCCCTGCTGTTCTACGGTAACTTTAACAGCATTTGGAATATCTTAATCGGTTGGTTCTTGTTACAAAATGCTGGATTTGCGGCTCAATCGGCGACGGTTCAAGACCGACTTTCAGCCCTGACGGCGGCGGATGTAGTCGATCGCGAAAACAGCCCGATCGTTTCTGCGGACTTGTCCCTGCGCCAGTTTGCGAATAACTACGTCATCGGTAAAGAAAAATGGCGCAAGTTCTTAGTCACTGACGAAAGCGATCGCCTCATCGGTACGTTGAACGTAGACGATCTCAAGTTAGTTTCTACGGCTGACTGGCCCAAAACTCAAGTGAGGGAATTGGTCAAACCGATGGAAGACACCTTAACCGTTACCTCCGATCGCTCCTTACTCGAAGTGGTGAGCTTGTTAGAAGAAAAACAAATTAACGAGTTGCCCGTCGTCGGCGAAAATGGGGCATTAGTCGGACTGTTGGAAAAAACTGAAATTATTCGCAAGTTGCAACAACGCACGGAAACGAAAGCGGATCGATCTCAATTTCAACTACCTGCTTAA
- a CDS encoding DUF3616 domain-containing protein: protein MTSSFLLARLLFQFANEADDLIADLSAVTLSPDGSLWIASDELTSLDRLSRLDSCTFGDRRQFPLTQYLDRVNAEQEIDIEGLDYHRSYLWFTGSHSSKRKKPKGKSRKKDLDRLTRIETEENRYLLGRIPISRGELFKVHPGQTDAECYELTAACLSSEDTDRLLLDALKTDDHLGLFVTAGIPSKENGLDIEGLAVRDRRLFLGLRGPVLRGWAVILELEVNDTEPGILTLNTFDKTDRPYRKHFVNLNGNGIRDLCFDGDDLLILSGPTMDCEGLMKVFRLKDALDAKKDMFSDRDSGDLEEVFDLPFHFGQDRAEGLAVFSGFEGEKSLLVVYDSPNPERIVGGRSIVMDVFKL from the coding sequence ATGACTTCATCATTTTTGCTCGCCCGTCTCCTCTTTCAATTTGCCAACGAAGCTGATGATTTAATCGCCGATTTATCCGCCGTTACCCTCAGTCCCGATGGTAGTTTGTGGATCGCCTCCGATGAATTAACGAGCCTCGATCGCCTCTCTCGTCTCGATTCTTGTACCTTCGGCGATCGTCGTCAATTCCCCCTCACCCAATACCTCGACCGCGTCAATGCCGAACAAGAAATCGACATCGAAGGCTTAGACTACCACCGTTCCTACCTCTGGTTTACCGGATCTCACAGTAGCAAACGTAAAAAACCCAAAGGCAAAAGTCGTAAAAAAGATTTAGACCGATTAACCCGAATTGAAACCGAAGAAAATCGTTATTTACTCGGACGCATTCCTATCAGTCGCGGCGAACTCTTTAAAGTCCATCCCGGTCAAACCGACGCCGAATGTTACGAACTCACCGCCGCTTGTCTCTCCTCCGAAGATACAGATCGCCTCCTTCTCGACGCCCTCAAAACTGACGACCATTTAGGACTGTTTGTCACGGCGGGAATTCCCAGTAAAGAAAACGGCCTCGATATTGAAGGTTTAGCCGTCCGCGATCGCCGTTTATTCCTCGGTTTGCGCGGTCCGGTTTTACGCGGCTGGGCCGTCATTCTCGAACTCGAAGTCAACGACACCGAACCGGGTATTTTAACCCTCAACACCTTCGATAAAACCGATCGCCCCTATCGCAAACATTTCGTCAATTTGAATGGGAATGGCATTCGCGATTTATGTTTCGACGGCGACGACCTCTTAATCCTCTCCGGACCGACCATGGATTGCGAAGGCTTGATGAAAGTCTTTCGCTTGAAAGATGCTTTAGACGCCAAAAAAGATATGTTTTCCGATCGCGATTCCGGCGATTTAGAAGAAGTTTTCGATCTCCCCTTTCACTTCGGCCAAGATCGGGCGGAAGGATTGGCGGTCTTTTCCGGATTTGAAGGCGAAAAATCCCTTTTAGTCGTTTACGATTCCCCCAATCCCGAACGAATCGTCGGCGGGCGATCGATCGTCATGGACGTCTTTAAACTGTAA
- a CDS encoding M48 family metallopeptidase produces MKRIQHILWGILGAGLFTGLNLLTTFTPALSTLSQTQEIAFEPGSSAFQKLVEADRLYLQGQIAAAEQLYREVKRPFPEHSGASEIREAIVDESQLTGAAKVYWREAQAGWEQDLETRLFVPLEKLVADYPEFIPGHVLLVKALLKYDRGDEAIAVMERATSLYPDNQALIEAEVEVLQAQEKWLEASIAARQFAVLNPDHPQADEYKAIADESLGRYRSKIKRKLIGQTILSGVLSVGDLVLTGNASGTIPALQVTMMLLQGESSFGGQFAEAFRQQLPMVEDPQIVNYVDEVGQKMARLMGRDEFEYEFYVVDDDNLNAFALPGGKVFVNTGALMQTNSEAELAGLLGHEVAHAVLSHGYQRVVQGTLLSNLNRVVPMGDLIAALIGRAYSRQNERQADILGSRVLANSNYAADGLRNLMVTFSELDEERGRPPTWLSSHPASSDRVTYLEELIQKNRYNRYAYEGVERHAQIQARVRDVVGYEEE; encoded by the coding sequence ATGAAACGGATCCAACATATCTTGTGGGGCATCTTGGGGGCGGGTTTATTTACCGGGTTGAACCTGCTAACCACTTTTACCCCAGCCTTATCTACTTTATCCCAGACCCAGGAAATTGCCTTCGAGCCGGGATCGAGTGCCTTTCAAAAACTTGTCGAAGCCGATCGCCTCTACTTGCAAGGACAGATTGCGGCGGCGGAACAGCTTTACCGGGAAGTCAAAAGACCGTTTCCCGAACATAGCGGCGCCAGCGAAATCCGCGAGGCGATCGTCGATGAAAGCCAACTGACAGGGGCGGCGAAAGTTTACTGGCGCGAAGCCCAAGCGGGATGGGAACAAGATCTAGAAACTCGTCTGTTCGTTCCCTTAGAAAAACTGGTGGCGGACTATCCGGAGTTTATCCCCGGTCACGTCCTGCTGGTCAAAGCCTTGCTGAAATACGATCGCGGCGACGAGGCGATCGCGGTGATGGAACGCGCCACCAGCCTTTATCCCGACAATCAAGCCCTGATCGAAGCGGAAGTCGAAGTCCTCCAAGCCCAGGAAAAATGGCTGGAAGCTTCGATCGCCGCCCGACAATTCGCCGTCCTCAATCCCGACCATCCCCAGGCGGACGAATATAAGGCGATCGCCGATGAAAGTCTGGGGCGTTATCGTTCCAAAATCAAACGCAAACTGATCGGTCAGACCATCCTCTCCGGAGTCCTCTCCGTCGGCGATTTAGTGCTAACCGGGAACGCTTCCGGAACCATCCCCGCCTTGCAAGTTACCATGATGTTGCTACAAGGCGAGTCCTCCTTCGGCGGTCAATTTGCCGAAGCCTTCCGCCAACAATTGCCGATGGTCGAAGATCCGCAAATCGTCAACTACGTCGATGAAGTCGGACAAAAAATGGCCCGTCTGATGGGACGCGACGAGTTCGAGTACGAATTTTATGTAGTGGACGACGATAATCTCAACGCCTTTGCCCTTCCCGGCGGCAAAGTGTTTGTCAATACCGGGGCGTTGATGCAAACCAACTCGGAAGCGGAACTCGCCGGACTGTTGGGTCACGAAGTCGCCCACGCCGTCTTATCCCACGGCTATCAGCGCGTCGTCCAAGGGACCTTACTCTCCAATTTAAACCGAGTCGTACCGATGGGCGACTTGATTGCGGCGTTAATCGGTCGGGCGTACAGTCGCCAAAACGAACGACAAGCGGACATTCTCGGGTCTCGGGTATTGGCCAATTCTAACTATGCCGCAGACGGATTACGCAATTTAATGGTGACCTTTAGTGAGTTAGACGAAGAACGGGGCCGTCCTCCAACTTGGTTGTCCTCTCACCCGGCGTCATCCGATCGCGTCACCTATCTCGAAGAGTTAATCCAGAAAAATCGTTATAATCGGTATGCTTACGAAGGCGTAGAACGACACGCGCAGATCCAAGCGCGGGTTCGAGACGTCGTCGGTTATGAAGAAGAGTAA
- a CDS encoding AAA family ATPase has translation MRPLQLSLEGFTSFRREQNLDFTELDLFAITGATGAGKSSLLDALTYALYSTTARTKQVAELVSQGAETLKVRLCFAVLGSSYRVTRRWRYRPSTPVTKVLLEKQLADGSWETLESKERAANKAIAEILGMDFDTFTRAIVLPQNQFDEFLKGNTAKRREILRQLAGFEIFEKMRKQTNDLSRSLKQEVAALERQIAELEVPETVEVELKRSQLAQLEADFPQFSREARQAQVLLDEEERLFAQIVKLRKVREQLEELEGRSPEIEGTIARLDRAIAAHELQGDWALVREIRQQVKTASSALQSASKRLVQVERQVELKQSELDAERARQAEILPQLQAREAAIASAKVYEEQRQQLERDLAIAEKQEKEKQKQLKEAQKQLKEAQDRFDRAEAVLKQADRQLEGLAPGGERLTQLQAIAPLLVEWGLVRQQLERSRQQCDRAIAERETAQGELAGARSRQEEAANRLQDARKAVEGAERQNLDIGRSNHAAALRMSLQPGDTCPVCGGVHPEAAALPPLTEQAPIDLAPLRSREAKAQQGLQAAQTELSKAEANLDRCRQRQEEMEEQRESNAREEARLRAEIASVLGMGQDEALEVAPLQAEREALEARDAEYREGLAAQEKAAAQRSQAEQGLEFARRGDRAAQAEATAATEARDRAREGVERVRAKLLELTEGKAYEVLVQALERDKQALGDRLQAAESAYQAVNTQLIQGRENVQQAQSTLQGAIAKQEESEATWGERLEAANFDEESFLGAVASAGDRAAWQQAIADYREMKVELNTRVRDLAETIGDRTTDERAIGDRRQAKQEAEKLLAEAQERRVELGTWLQDADRKLEQGDRLTQTLETVSATYETYHTLAQSLKSNEFQAYILEHLEAELVDRATLLLRELTDARYTLRMEEGEYWVEDNWNGGELRRVRTLSGGETFAASLSMAIALSEKLSMGAELGSLFLDEGFGTLDGETLESVTHILESLRQQNRLIGIITHVKSLGERLPTQVKVYKSPQGSRLEIERL, from the coding sequence ATGCGCCCTTTACAACTTTCTCTAGAAGGTTTTACCAGTTTTCGCCGAGAACAAAATCTCGATTTTACCGAGTTGGACTTGTTCGCAATTACCGGGGCGACGGGGGCGGGGAAATCTTCCCTACTGGATGCCCTGACTTATGCGTTATATAGCACGACGGCGCGCACCAAGCAAGTTGCGGAATTGGTCAGTCAGGGGGCGGAAACTTTAAAAGTGCGATTGTGCTTTGCCGTTCTCGGAAGTTCGTATCGAGTGACCCGGCGCTGGCGCTACCGACCGAGTACCCCGGTCACGAAGGTGTTGTTAGAGAAACAGTTGGCGGATGGGAGTTGGGAAACCCTCGAAAGCAAGGAACGGGCGGCGAATAAGGCGATCGCGGAGATTCTCGGGATGGATTTCGATACGTTTACCCGGGCGATCGTCCTGCCGCAAAATCAATTTGACGAGTTTTTAAAGGGAAATACGGCAAAAAGACGGGAAATCTTGCGTCAGCTTGCTGGATTTGAGATCTTCGAGAAAATGCGCAAACAAACGAACGATCTATCCCGATCGCTCAAACAAGAAGTCGCCGCGTTGGAACGACAGATCGCCGAGTTGGAGGTTCCGGAAACGGTAGAGGTGGAGTTGAAGCGATCGCAACTCGCTCAATTGGAGGCGGATTTTCCGCAATTTTCCCGAGAAGCTCGACAAGCTCAAGTGCTTTTAGATGAAGAAGAGCGCCTATTCGCTCAAATTGTAAAATTGCGAAAAGTACGCGAGCAATTGGAGGAGTTGGAGGGGCGATCGCCCGAGATCGAAGGGACGATCGCCCGCCTCGATCGCGCGATCGCCGCCCACGAATTACAAGGGGATTGGGCGTTAGTGAGAGAAATTCGCCAACAAGTGAAAACGGCAAGTAGTGCGCTACAGTCCGCATCGAAGCGCTTAGTACAAGTAGAGCGACAAGTCGAGCTGAAGCAAAGTGAGTTAGACGCCGAACGCGCGCGCCAAGCGGAAATCTTGCCCCAATTGCAGGCTCGCGAAGCGGCGATCGCCTCGGCGAAGGTTTACGAAGAACAACGGCAACAGTTAGAGAGAGACCTGGCGATCGCGGAAAAACAGGAGAAAGAGAAGCAGAAACAGTTAAAAGAAGCGCAGAAACAGTTAAAAGAGGCGCAAGATCGCTTCGATCGCGCCGAGGCTGTTTTAAAACAAGCCGATCGTCAATTAGAAGGTCTGGCGCCCGGCGGGGAACGGTTGACCCAGTTGCAGGCGATCGCGCCGTTACTGGTGGAATGGGGCTTAGTGAGACAGCAGCTCGAACGATCGCGGCAACAGTGCGATCGCGCGATCGCCGAACGAGAGACGGCGCAAGGGGAATTAGCCGGAGCGCGATCGCGGCAGGAGGAGGCAGCCAACCGCTTGCAGGATGCCCGCAAAGCCGTGGAAGGAGCGGAACGGCAGAATCTCGACATCGGGCGATCGAACCATGCCGCCGCATTACGCATGTCTTTACAACCCGGGGATACCTGTCCCGTGTGCGGCGGCGTCCATCCGGAAGCGGCAGCCTTGCCGCCTTTAACGGAACAAGCCCCGATCGATCTCGCGCCGTTGCGATCGCGCGAAGCCAAAGCGCAGCAAGGGTTACAAGCGGCACAAACTGAACTGAGCAAGGCGGAAGCGAACCTCGACCGTTGCCGCCAGCGCCAAGAAGAAATGGAGGAACAAAGAGAGAGCAACGCACGGGAAGAAGCCCGCTTGCGCGCCGAAATTGCCTCGGTGTTGGGGATGGGGCAAGACGAAGCGCTGGAGGTGGCGCCCTTGCAGGCGGAACGGGAAGCCTTGGAGGCGCGGGATGCCGAGTATCGCGAAGGGCTGGCGGCGCAGGAAAAGGCGGCAGCACAGCGATCGCAGGCGGAACAGGGCCTAGAGTTTGCGCGCCGGGGCGATCGCGCGGCCCAGGCGGAAGCGACGGCGGCGACGGAAGCGCGCGATCGCGCCCGCGAGGGGGTGGAACGAGTGCGGGCGAAATTGCTAGAGTTAACTGAGGGTAAGGCTTACGAGGTGTTAGTTCAAGCTTTGGAACGGGACAAGCAAGCCCTGGGCGATCGCCTGCAAGCGGCGGAAAGTGCCTATCAAGCGGTGAATACCCAGCTCATCCAAGGGCGAGAGAACGTCCAGCAAGCACAAAGTACCTTACAGGGGGCGATCGCCAAACAAGAGGAGTCCGAGGCGACGTGGGGAGAACGGTTGGAGGCGGCAAACTTCGACGAGGAGAGCTTTTTAGGGGCGGTGGCGTCGGCGGGCGATCGGGCCGCGTGGCAGCAGGCGATCGCCGACTATCGGGAAATGAAAGTAGAATTGAATACTCGCGTGCGAGATTTAGCGGAGACGATCGGCGATCGCACCACCGACGAACGGGCGATCGGCGATCGTCGCCAAGCCAAGCAGGAAGCCGAAAAACTGCTTGCTGAGGCCCAAGAACGGCGGGTCGAGTTGGGGACGTGGTTGCAAGATGCCGATCGCAAGTTAGAACAAGGCGATCGACTCACTCAAACCTTAGAAACCGTCAGCGCCACTTACGAAACGTATCACACTTTGGCTCAAAGCCTCAAAAGCAACGAGTTTCAAGCCTATATTTTAGAACATTTAGAAGCCGAACTCGTCGATCGCGCCACCTTGTTACTGCGCGAACTTACCGACGCCCGTTATACCTTACGCATGGAAGAAGGGGAATACTGGGTCGAGGATAACTGGAATGGCGGCGAACTGCGCCGAGTTCGCACCCTCTCCGGCGGCGAAACCTTTGCGGCGTCGCTGTCGATGGCGATCGCCCTTTCCGAAAAACTCTCGATGGGCGCCGAATTGGGCAGTTTATTCTTAGATGAAGGCTTCGGAACCTTGGACGGGGAAACCTTAGAAAGTGTCACCCACATTTTAGAATCCCTACGCCAACAAAACCGCCTCATTGGAATCATCACCCACGTCAAATCCCTCGGCGAACGCCTCCCCACCCAGGTGAAAGTGTATAAATCCCCCCAAGGATCTCGCCTGGAAATCGAACGCTTGTAG
- a CDS encoding alpha/beta fold hydrolase, whose product MTQTLSSQATQFYQWKGYRCAYRVDRPNADSNQVPLVLVHPIGVGLSKAFWDRFCDRWRSLPNANPIYNPDLLGCGESNMPHIAYTPADWAQQLQYFLKNIVGRSAILVVQGALFPVAIKLVQIETTGEENPDRVANPFVKGLVLSGPPSWPLITKGTPPLRQKLLWNLFFDSLVGRGFYRYARRREFLRSFSVRQLFDRPEDVGEDWLGMLKNGASNEASRYAVFSFLAGFWRENYQQQIEAIAQPTLVVMGEKASSISKEGERETPDDRLNDYLKYLPKGEGTKISGRNVMPYETPGEFATAIAPFVRRLSSSM is encoded by the coding sequence ATGACTCAAACTCTAAGTTCACAAGCCACCCAATTTTATCAATGGAAAGGGTATCGATGTGCTTATCGGGTCGATCGCCCCAACGCCGATTCCAATCAAGTTCCCCTGGTGTTAGTTCATCCGATTGGCGTGGGATTGTCGAAAGCGTTTTGGGATCGATTTTGCGATCGCTGGCGATCGTTACCGAATGCTAACCCGATTTACAATCCCGACTTACTCGGTTGCGGTGAAAGCAACATGCCCCATATCGCCTATACTCCCGCCGATTGGGCGCAGCAATTGCAGTATTTCCTCAAAAATATTGTCGGGCGATCGGCGATTTTGGTCGTGCAAGGGGCATTATTTCCCGTGGCGATTAAATTAGTCCAAATTGAAACCACTGGAGAGGAAAACCCCGACCGGGTTGCGAATCCTTTTGTGAAAGGATTGGTGTTGTCCGGACCGCCATCGTGGCCCTTGATTACCAAAGGGACGCCGCCCCTGCGTCAAAAATTGCTGTGGAATTTATTTTTTGATAGTTTAGTCGGACGGGGTTTTTATCGCTATGCCCGTCGTCGGGAATTCCTGCGATCGTTCTCAGTTCGGCAACTGTTCGATCGCCCCGAAGATGTGGGAGAAGATTGGTTGGGGATGCTGAAAAATGGCGCCAGCAACGAAGCGAGTCGTTATGCCGTGTTTTCGTTTTTAGCTGGATTTTGGCGAGAAAATTACCAACAACAAATCGAAGCGATCGCCCAACCGACCCTGGTTGTGATGGGCGAAAAAGCATCGAGTATCAGCAAAGAAGGCGAACGAGAAACTCCCGACGATCGCCTCAATGACTATCTCAAATATTTACCGAAAGGAGAAGGGACAAAAATCTCC